A stretch of DNA from Mesorhizobium onobrychidis:
ATTCGCGGCGAACGTCTTCTGGCGTCATGCCAAGATCGCGCAAAAGATGCTCGTCAATCTCGGCGAGGTCGAGGCGCTGTAGATGGCGGTCGTACCACAGCGCCAGGAGCCGCAGATGCGACCGGCGTAAGATGATGAACGGAAACGGCCGACGGCCGACGCGGCTGACAAGCACGGTGTGGGGAACGGTTCTTGCGGTCATCGTCGTCTCCTTGATCTCAGCGGAGGATAGTGGTTATCTGACGACAATGCTTCGATGAAGGACGAACTATGCGTGAAGGACCAGACATAGCGCGCATCGCCAGCCTGGTCGGCGATCCGGCGCGGGCAAACATGCTGACCGCGCTGATGGGTGGCACGGCATTGACAGCGAGCGAACTGGCGCTCGAGGCCGGCGTGTCGCTGCCGACCGCCAGCTCGCATCTGTCGAAACTGATGGAGGGTGGGCTGCTGACGCTGGCAAGCCAGGGGCGGCATCGCTACTACGGGCTCGCCGGGCCGCAGGTGGCTGGCATGATCGAGGCGATTACCGGCGTCGCCGCTGCGGTCGGGCCGCAGCGGGTGCGGCCGGGCCCGCGCGACGCCGCCATGCGCGTGGCGCGGGTCTGCTACGACCACCTCGCCGGCGAGCAGGCTGTGGCGATGCTCGACCGTCTTGTCGCTCGACAAGTGCTCCTGCGCCACGACAAGGAGATCCGGCTCGGGCCGTCGGCCGCCTCGCATTTCGCCGCGATCTGCATCGATGTCGAGAGCAAGGCGCGACGACCGGTGTGCCGGGCCTGCCTCGACTGGAGCGTGCGGCGCTCGCATCTGGCCGGCACGCTGGGTGCGGCCATTCTCGACAAGATTATCGCCGAGAAATGGGCGCGACGCGAGAAAGACAGCCGCGCAGTGGTCTTTTCGCCGATGGGCAAGCAGGCGTTCGAGAAGGTGTTTCTCGGCTGAAAAGTAACTGATCAGCCGCGCTTGAGCGGCTTGCCCTGCTTGAAAAAATCTGCCCAGGGATCGGGTTTCGCCAACTGCTTCAGCGTCGTCTTGTCGCCGATCGGAAAGGCGTTCGGCGCCAACCCGGCCTCGATCTCCGCCCAGGTCGCCGGCATTGAGACCGTAGCGCCTTTCTTGGCGCGCGACGAATAGGGTGCCACCGTGGTCGAGCCGCGGCCATTGCGCAGATAGTCGACGAAGATCTTGCCGGTGCGCGCCTTCTTCGACAGCGTCGCTGTATACCGATCAGGGGCGGCCTGCTCGAGGGCGCGGGCGAAATCATGGGCGAAGTCCTTCACCTCATCCCAATCCGCCGACGGTTTCAGCGGCACGACGACATGGTAGCCCTTGCCGCCCGACGTCTTGACGAAATTCGGCAATGACAGCGCATCGAGCCGGCCGTGAATTTCGAGCGCCGCCGCGCGCACCGCTTTCACGTCGACGCCTTCGTCGGGATCGAGATCGAAGATGATCTGGTCCGGCTTGTCCAGTTCGTCGATGGTGCAGCCCCAGATATGGATCTCGACCACGCCGAGCTGGACCAAGGCAGCGACACCGTCGAAATCGCGGATGAACAGGATCTCCTCGCCGTCCGTCGGATCCTTCATCCTGGCGATCTTGTCATGCATGCCGGCCGACGCATGTTTCTGGAAGAAGCGTTGGCCGCCGACGCCGTCCGGCGCGCGCACCAGGCTGAGCGGCCGGTTGACCACAAACTGCTTCATGCGTGGCCAGACCGAGGCATAGTGATCGAGCAGGCCATGCTTCGAGACCTTCTCCTGCGGCC
This window harbors:
- a CDS encoding DUF1127 domain-containing protein; translation: MTARTVPHTVLVSRVGRRPFPFIILRRSHLRLLALWYDRHLQRLDLAEIDEHLLRDLGMTPEDVRRECAKCFWQA
- a CDS encoding ArsR/SmtB family transcription factor — its product is MREGPDIARIASLVGDPARANMLTALMGGTALTASELALEAGVSLPTASSHLSKLMEGGLLTLASQGRHRYYGLAGPQVAGMIEAITGVAAAVGPQRVRPGPRDAAMRVARVCYDHLAGEQAVAMLDRLVARQVLLRHDKEIRLGPSAASHFAAICIDVESKARRPVCRACLDWSVRRSHLAGTLGAAILDKIIAEKWARREKDSRAVVFSPMGKQAFEKVFLG